One genomic window of Helicobacter canis includes the following:
- the ruvX gene encoding Holliday junction resolvase RuvX, producing MDSSQSSKILACDVGLKRIGLAHIVQGIILPLKPIIRRNRDQAATELAELLAQMGVERLVIGLPSGGLGGDTSTQKRIKHFVGLLTFGGEVVYVDEDFTSTHALESLHHAKRESRQAYRKNGVLDSLSACEILRRYLGQMA from the coding sequence GTGGATTCTAGTCAAAGCTCTAAAATCCTAGCGTGTGATGTGGGGCTAAAGCGCATAGGGCTAGCGCATATTGTGCAAGGCATTATCCTGCCATTAAAGCCAATTATACGGCGCAATCGCGATCAAGCTGCCACAGAGCTTGCAGAGCTTCTAGCACAAATGGGTGTGGAGAGGCTTGTCATAGGGCTGCCAAGCGGAGGGCTAGGAGGAGATACGAGCACGCAGAAACGCATTAAGCATTTTGTGGGGTTGCTTACTTTTGGCGGGGAGGTGGTGTATGTCGATGAGGATTTTACTAGCACGCACGCGCTAGAGTCTTTACACCACGCTAAAAGAGAGTCTAGGCAAGCATATAGGAAAAACGGCGTGCTAGATTCTCTAAGCGCGTGTGAGATACTTAGACGCTATCTTGGACAAATGGCTTAG
- a CDS encoding DNA-processing protein DprA — protein MPSPSSVSPYLIDIPRSLQILPDPPARLFALGDSALLDPRLKIAIIGTRKPNTYTQTYTTLLASSLANIGAIIVSGGALGTDIIAHSAALPKTICVLPTSLDRFYPASNAKMIQAIAEQGLVLSEYECNPTPQRYDFLHRNRLIVALSDIVIIPQADRYSGSLASANLCTKLDKPIFVLSHRIGESLGTQDLLAKKRASAITDIEAFTQALATRFGLKAQEAKERDRLLEFALSNPTFEEAFARFGEKVLEYELMGKITRENGRIIISGA, from the coding sequence ATGCCAAGCCCTAGCAGCGTATCGCCTTATCTTATTGATATTCCGCGCTCTTTGCAGATCTTGCCAGATCCGCCTGCTAGGCTCTTTGCCCTAGGGGATAGCGCGCTTTTAGACCCTAGGCTAAAGATCGCCATAATCGGCACAAGAAAGCCTAACACCTACACTCAAACCTACACCACCTTGCTTGCTAGCTCACTTGCTAATATCGGTGCGATTATTGTGAGCGGTGGTGCGCTAGGCACGGATATTATCGCCCATAGTGCCGCGCTGCCTAAGACTATTTGCGTGCTACCTACAAGCCTTGATCGCTTCTACCCAGCAAGCAATGCCAAGATGATCCAAGCTATCGCAGAGCAGGGACTTGTGCTTAGTGAGTATGAGTGCAATCCCACCCCCCAGCGATATGACTTCCTCCATAGAAATCGCTTGATTGTAGCTTTGAGCGATATTGTCATAATCCCTCAAGCTGATCGATATAGCGGCTCACTTGCTAGTGCGAATCTTTGCACCAAGCTTGATAAGCCGATATTTGTGCTATCTCACCGCATAGGAGAGTCGCTTGGCACACAGGATTTGCTAGCTAAAAAGCGTGCGAGTGCGATCACCGATATAGAAGCTTTCACACAAGCCCTAGCCACGCGCTTTGGGCTTAAGGCACAAGAAGCCAAAGAGCGCGATAGGCTGCTAGAATTTGCCCTAAGCAATCCCACCTTTGAAGAAGCTTTTGCGCGATTTGGGGAAAAGGTGCTTGAGTATGAGCTTATGGGCAAAATTACGCGCGAAAATGGGCGCATAATCATTAGCGGCGCATAA